The following are encoded in a window of Pygocentrus nattereri isolate fPygNat1 chromosome 5, fPygNat1.pri, whole genome shotgun sequence genomic DNA:
- the vrk2 gene encoding serine/threonine-protein kinase VRK2 isoform X2 has translation MKRPLPSPLPNDWILRDTEKRKWRLGKIIGKGGFGVIYSASDCVDAPVPEDTNYVIKVEFRENGPLFSELKFYQRAAKLENINKWKRNKRLGFLGIPTYWGSGLTECNGTSYRFMVMDRLGTDLQKVIVENGGQLRKQTVLQLGCLMLDVLEYIHDNEYVHADIKAANLLLGHRDPGKVYLADYGLSYRYCPNGEHKEYKENPKKGHNGTIEYTSIDAHKGVAPSRRGDLEVLGYCLLHWQCGTLPWLSVLRNPVQVQEAKAKLIADLPDSVIQMSTSGFTTEVASFLLGVKALGYNEKPDYQALRKVLLGAGPWGPLDLSKPRTVETARPAMNRNSSSERSSKLKPVTEDEDGNRATVKSILPKVRYRIQGESKTIDQEPWKAISRAEEPAKSRPVASDEDDLWLHEVHSKTQEGTKKRHKQKSSVVSGVMRTDEAWLSTRKRHREFRPRFIPDVSNHLGSNVWEDYCTSPSEEDVNWNEHQWTGCAYEYTDDQYRHNNGNNLENVHRTCWSLEMYAVVIVVALLLTLVVITMSFKNCAYF, from the exons AT GAAAAGGCCGTTACCTTCTCCGCTGCCCAACGACTGGATTTTGAGAGATACAGAAAAGAGGAAGTGGCGTCTTGGCAAAATCATTGGTAAAGGTGGATTCGGTGTGATTTATTCGG CTTCAGATTGTGTGGATGCACCTGTACCAGAAGATACTAATTATGTGATTAAAGTT GAATTTCGTGAAAATGGACCTCTATTCTCAGAGCTGAAGTTTTATCAAAGAGCAGCAAAACTGGAAAATA TCAACAAATGGAAGAGAAATAAAAGGCTTGGTTTTTTGGGTATTCCAACCTACTGGGGCTCTGGGCTCACAGAATGTAATGGAACGAG CTACAGGTTTATGGTAATGGACCGGCTGGGTACTGACCTGCAGAAGGTGATTGTGGAAAATGGTGGACAACTGAGGAAGCAGACAGTGTTGCAGTTGGGTTGCCTCATG CTGGACGTGCTGGAATATATTCATGACAATGAGTACGTCCACGCTGACATTAAGGCTGCCAATCTCTTACTGGGCCACAGAGACCCAGGCAAG GTTTACTTGGCTGACTACGGCCTGTCGTACAGGTACTGTCCTAACGGAGAGCATAAAGAGTACAAAGAGAACCCAAAGAAAGGACACAATGGCACTATTGAGTATACAAGCATTGATGCCCACAAAGGCGTAG CCCCATCCAGACGAGGGGACCTGGAGGTTCTAGGCTACTGCCTGCTCCATTGGCAGTGCGGAACTCTGCCCTGGCTCTCAGTGCTCAGGAATCCAGTGCAGGTCCAGGAGGCCAAGGCCAA GCTAATTGCTGACCTGCCGGACTCAGTCATCCAAATGTCTACCTCTGGCTTCACTAcag AAGTAGCCAGTTTTCTGCTTGGTGTGAAAGCCCTTGGATACAATGAGAAGCCAGACTACCAGGCCCTGAGGAAGGTCCTGTTAGGGGCTGGGCCTTGGGGCCCACTGGACCTCTCCAAGCCGAGAACAGTGGAGACAGCCAGGCCAGCCATGAACAGG AACTCAAGTTCAGAGAGATCAAGCAAGCTAAAGCCAGTGACTGAGGATGAAGATGGAAACCGTGCTACAGTGAAGTCCATACTGCCTAAAGTTCGCTACAGAATCCAAGGGGAGTCAAAGACCATTGACCAG GAACCATGGAAAGCTATATCTAGAGCTGAGGAACCTGCCAAATCTAGGCCTGTGGCAAGTGATGAAGATGACCTTTGGTTGCATGAAGTCCACAGCAAAACACAAGAAGGCACAAAGAAAAGACACAAACAA AAGTCATCCGTAGTATCTGGAGTCATGAGAACAGACGAAGCCTGGCTGTCCACAAGAAAGCGCCATCGTGAGTTTCGGCCCAGGTTCATCCCTGATGTCAGTAACCATTTGGGAAGCAACGTATGGGAAGACTACTGCACAAGCCCCAGTGAAGAGGATGTGAACTGGAATGAGCATCAGTGGACTGGATGTGCTTATGAGTACACAGACGACCAGTACAGGCACAATAACGGCAATAATTTAGAAAATGTGCATCGTACATGCTGGAGCCTTGAAATGTATGCAGTTGTTATCGTTGTTGCACTACTCCTTACACTGGTTGTCATAACAATGTCTTTTAAAAATTGTGCTTACTTCTGA
- the vrk2 gene encoding serine/threonine-protein kinase VRK2 isoform X1: MAPRKRPLPSPLPNDWILRDTEKRKWRLGKIIGKGGFGVIYSASDCVDAPVPEDTNYVIKVEFRENGPLFSELKFYQRAAKLENINKWKRNKRLGFLGIPTYWGSGLTECNGTSYRFMVMDRLGTDLQKVIVENGGQLRKQTVLQLGCLMLDVLEYIHDNEYVHADIKAANLLLGHRDPGKVYLADYGLSYRYCPNGEHKEYKENPKKGHNGTIEYTSIDAHKGVAPSRRGDLEVLGYCLLHWQCGTLPWLSVLRNPVQVQEAKAKLIADLPDSVIQMSTSGFTTEVASFLLGVKALGYNEKPDYQALRKVLLGAGPWGPLDLSKPRTVETARPAMNRNSSSERSSKLKPVTEDEDGNRATVKSILPKVRYRIQGESKTIDQEPWKAISRAEEPAKSRPVASDEDDLWLHEVHSKTQEGTKKRHKQKSSVVSGVMRTDEAWLSTRKRHREFRPRFIPDVSNHLGSNVWEDYCTSPSEEDVNWNEHQWTGCAYEYTDDQYRHNNGNNLENVHRTCWSLEMYAVVIVVALLLTLVVITMSFKNCAYF; encoded by the exons ATGGCTCCTAGGAAAAGGCCGTTACCTTCTCCGCTGCCCAACGACTGGATTTTGAGAGATACAGAAAAGAGGAAGTGGCGTCTTGGCAAAATCATTGGTAAAGGTGGATTCGGTGTGATTTATTCGG CTTCAGATTGTGTGGATGCACCTGTACCAGAAGATACTAATTATGTGATTAAAGTT GAATTTCGTGAAAATGGACCTCTATTCTCAGAGCTGAAGTTTTATCAAAGAGCAGCAAAACTGGAAAATA TCAACAAATGGAAGAGAAATAAAAGGCTTGGTTTTTTGGGTATTCCAACCTACTGGGGCTCTGGGCTCACAGAATGTAATGGAACGAG CTACAGGTTTATGGTAATGGACCGGCTGGGTACTGACCTGCAGAAGGTGATTGTGGAAAATGGTGGACAACTGAGGAAGCAGACAGTGTTGCAGTTGGGTTGCCTCATG CTGGACGTGCTGGAATATATTCATGACAATGAGTACGTCCACGCTGACATTAAGGCTGCCAATCTCTTACTGGGCCACAGAGACCCAGGCAAG GTTTACTTGGCTGACTACGGCCTGTCGTACAGGTACTGTCCTAACGGAGAGCATAAAGAGTACAAAGAGAACCCAAAGAAAGGACACAATGGCACTATTGAGTATACAAGCATTGATGCCCACAAAGGCGTAG CCCCATCCAGACGAGGGGACCTGGAGGTTCTAGGCTACTGCCTGCTCCATTGGCAGTGCGGAACTCTGCCCTGGCTCTCAGTGCTCAGGAATCCAGTGCAGGTCCAGGAGGCCAAGGCCAA GCTAATTGCTGACCTGCCGGACTCAGTCATCCAAATGTCTACCTCTGGCTTCACTAcag AAGTAGCCAGTTTTCTGCTTGGTGTGAAAGCCCTTGGATACAATGAGAAGCCAGACTACCAGGCCCTGAGGAAGGTCCTGTTAGGGGCTGGGCCTTGGGGCCCACTGGACCTCTCCAAGCCGAGAACAGTGGAGACAGCCAGGCCAGCCATGAACAGG AACTCAAGTTCAGAGAGATCAAGCAAGCTAAAGCCAGTGACTGAGGATGAAGATGGAAACCGTGCTACAGTGAAGTCCATACTGCCTAAAGTTCGCTACAGAATCCAAGGGGAGTCAAAGACCATTGACCAG GAACCATGGAAAGCTATATCTAGAGCTGAGGAACCTGCCAAATCTAGGCCTGTGGCAAGTGATGAAGATGACCTTTGGTTGCATGAAGTCCACAGCAAAACACAAGAAGGCACAAAGAAAAGACACAAACAA AAGTCATCCGTAGTATCTGGAGTCATGAGAACAGACGAAGCCTGGCTGTCCACAAGAAAGCGCCATCGTGAGTTTCGGCCCAGGTTCATCCCTGATGTCAGTAACCATTTGGGAAGCAACGTATGGGAAGACTACTGCACAAGCCCCAGTGAAGAGGATGTGAACTGGAATGAGCATCAGTGGACTGGATGTGCTTATGAGTACACAGACGACCAGTACAGGCACAATAACGGCAATAATTTAGAAAATGTGCATCGTACATGCTGGAGCCTTGAAATGTATGCAGTTGTTATCGTTGTTGCACTACTCCTTACACTGGTTGTCATAACAATGTCTTTTAAAAATTGTGCTTACTTCTGA